Proteins from a single region of Synechococcus sp. WH 8109:
- the purL gene encoding phosphoribosylformylglycinamidine synthase subunit PurL, producing MVSSPAYDIAAALKQEGLKPSDWDEICRRLGREPNRAELGMFGVMWSEHCCYRNSRPLLSGFPTEGPRILVGPGENAGVVDLGGGHRLAFKIESHNHPSAVEPFQGAATGVGGILRDIFTMGARPIALLNALRFGPLEDSANVGLMEGVVAGIAHYGNCVGVPTVGGEVAFDPSYSGNPLVNAMALGLMETEEIVKSGAIGVGNPVVYVGSTTGRDGMGGASFASAELSADSLDDRPAVQVGDPFLEKGLIEACLEAFASGDVVAAQDMGAAGLTCSCSEMAAKGGLGVELDLDRVPARETRMTAYEFLLSESQERMLFVVKAGREDALMHRFRRWGLQAAVVGKVLQEPIVRVLHHGAVAAEVPATALADDTPIEKHALLQEPPADLQALWSWTEQELPALSDAAAALLQLLDDPTIASKQWVHRQYDQQVLANTVVSSGAADAAVVRLRPQQGDGSMAASNRGVAATVDCPNRWVALDPERGAQAAVAEAARNLSCVGAEPLAVTDNLNFPSPETPKGFWQLAMACRGISDACRALNTPVTGGNVSLYNETKQDDGTMQPIHPTPVIGMVGGVDDISRVTGLAWQQSGDAIFLIGVPPEDGADPSLGLAGSAYQQKTLGSLAGRPPKPDLAVEAAVGHLVREAIAQGLLASAHDCSDGGLAVALAESCIASDLGISVTLSTGSARLERVLFAEGGSRVIVSVNAASLPAWEQLIGSNPALCVTQLGSVTAEARLVIRSESAVQLDLEVQRCAAVFRDALPRRMHSE from the coding sequence GTGGTTTCCTCCCCTGCGTACGACATAGCTGCAGCCTTGAAGCAGGAAGGGCTTAAGCCCAGTGACTGGGATGAGATCTGTCGGCGTCTCGGCCGCGAGCCGAATCGAGCCGAATTGGGCATGTTCGGGGTGATGTGGTCCGAACACTGCTGTTATCGCAATTCCCGGCCTTTGCTGAGTGGCTTCCCCACGGAGGGACCACGCATCCTTGTGGGACCCGGCGAAAACGCTGGTGTGGTGGATCTCGGAGGGGGCCATCGGTTGGCCTTCAAGATCGAAAGCCACAACCACCCCTCCGCCGTCGAACCCTTTCAGGGTGCGGCCACAGGGGTGGGCGGCATCCTGCGTGACATCTTCACGATGGGGGCCCGTCCGATTGCGCTGCTGAACGCTCTGCGCTTCGGCCCTCTTGAGGATTCCGCCAACGTTGGCCTGATGGAAGGTGTTGTGGCCGGCATTGCCCATTACGGCAACTGCGTTGGTGTGCCGACGGTGGGTGGCGAGGTGGCTTTTGATCCCTCCTATTCCGGCAATCCGCTGGTGAATGCCATGGCCCTTGGCCTCATGGAGACCGAGGAGATCGTCAAATCCGGTGCGATCGGCGTCGGTAATCCTGTGGTGTACGTGGGCAGCACCACCGGTCGGGACGGCATGGGGGGAGCCAGCTTTGCCAGTGCTGAGCTCAGTGCTGATTCCTTGGATGATCGCCCCGCTGTTCAAGTGGGCGATCCGTTTCTGGAGAAAGGGTTGATCGAAGCCTGCCTTGAGGCCTTCGCCAGTGGTGATGTGGTAGCCGCTCAGGACATGGGCGCCGCTGGTCTCACCTGCAGCTGTTCGGAAATGGCTGCCAAAGGGGGCCTGGGGGTGGAACTGGATCTGGACCGTGTTCCAGCCCGTGAAACCAGGATGACGGCCTACGAGTTTCTGTTGTCGGAATCCCAGGAACGGATGTTGTTCGTGGTGAAGGCCGGCCGGGAGGACGCCTTGATGCACCGTTTCCGTCGCTGGGGCTTGCAGGCGGCGGTTGTGGGCAAGGTGCTCCAGGAACCGATTGTGCGGGTGTTGCATCACGGTGCCGTCGCCGCTGAGGTGCCGGCCACGGCTCTTGCCGATGACACCCCAATCGAAAAACATGCCCTGTTGCAGGAGCCCCCGGCAGACCTTCAGGCGCTCTGGAGTTGGACCGAGCAGGAGCTTCCGGCGCTGAGCGATGCAGCGGCAGCCCTGCTTCAGCTTCTGGATGACCCCACCATTGCGAGCAAGCAGTGGGTTCACCGTCAGTACGACCAGCAGGTGCTGGCAAACACGGTGGTCTCGTCTGGAGCCGCTGATGCTGCTGTGGTGCGTCTGAGACCTCAGCAAGGCGATGGATCCATGGCCGCATCCAATCGTGGTGTTGCTGCCACGGTGGATTGCCCCAACCGTTGGGTTGCCCTGGATCCCGAACGCGGCGCTCAGGCGGCCGTTGCCGAAGCGGCACGCAACCTGAGTTGTGTGGGGGCAGAGCCTCTGGCGGTGACCGACAACCTCAATTTCCCGTCACCGGAAACACCTAAGGGCTTCTGGCAGCTGGCCATGGCGTGCCGCGGGATCTCCGATGCTTGCCGTGCCCTCAACACCCCCGTCACTGGCGGCAATGTCTCGCTTTACAACGAGACCAAACAGGACGACGGCACGATGCAACCGATCCACCCCACGCCGGTAATCGGCATGGTTGGTGGTGTGGATGACATCAGCCGTGTGACTGGCTTGGCCTGGCAACAGTCCGGCGATGCGATCTTCCTCATCGGTGTTCCGCCGGAGGATGGTGCCGATCCCAGCCTTGGTTTGGCCGGCAGTGCCTACCAGCAGAAGACCCTTGGCTCCTTGGCCGGACGACCGCCCAAGCCCGATCTTGCCGTCGAAGCAGCGGTAGGGCATTTGGTGCGTGAGGCTATTGCTCAAGGTTTGTTGGCCTCCGCCCACGATTGCAGTGATGGCGGCTTGGCCGTGGCGTTGGCTGAATCCTGCATCGCCTCTGATCTGGGCATCAGCGTGACCTTGTCCACAGGCTCAGCGCGCCTGGAGCGGGTTCTGTTCGCCGAAGGCGGTAGCCGTGTGATTGTGTCGGTGAATGCAGCATCCCTCCCTGCATGGGAGCAGTTGATCGGATCCAATCCAGCGCTCTGCGTCACCCAGCTGGGCAGCGTGACTGCGGAGGCTCGATTGGTGATCCGATCCGAATCGGCCGTTCAACTCGATCTTGAGGTGCAACGCTGTGCTGCTGTTTTCCGTGATGCGTTGCCCCGACGGATGCATTCGGAGTGA